One segment of Mycolicibacterium neworleansense DNA contains the following:
- a CDS encoding WhiB family transcriptional regulator yields the protein MSIAMTAPEVSVAPSTCEERLPAVPCHIGNPDLWFAESPVDLEQAKALCADCPIRNECLAAALERQEPWGVWGGEILDRGTIVARKRPRGRPRKSVAAA from the coding sequence ATGTCCATTGCGATGACCGCTCCGGAGGTGAGCGTCGCGCCGTCGACATGCGAAGAGCGGCTGCCGGCGGTGCCGTGCCACATCGGGAATCCCGATCTGTGGTTCGCCGAGAGCCCAGTCGATCTGGAGCAGGCCAAGGCGCTGTGCGCGGATTGCCCGATCCGCAACGAGTGCCTGGCCGCCGCACTGGAACGGCAAGAGCCATGGGGTGTTTGGGGCGGCGAGATTCTCGACCGCGGAACCATCGTGGCCCGCAAGCGGCCGCGTGGGCGTCCGCGGAAGAGCGTTGCCGCGGCCTGA
- a CDS encoding zinc-dependent metalloprotease encodes MADLPFGFSAGNDPDRDKDKKDPDSGSGSGNSGPGPGSDPFGFGMGGANFDMGDLGQIFTKLGEMFSGAGSAMAGGKQSGPVNYDLARQLASNSIGFVAPVPEKTTGAVVDAVRLAETWLDGVTPLPAGTTRSVAWTPSDWLDNTLDTWKRLCDPVAEQISSVWASALPEEAKSMAGPLLAMMSQMGGMAFGSQLGQALGKLSREVLTSTDIGLPLGPKGVAALMPEAIETLAEGLERPRSEILTFLAAREAAHHRLFSHVPWLSSQLLGTVEAFAKGMKVDMTGIEDFARGFNPASLGDPSEMEQLLNQGIFEPKATPEQEAALERLETLLALIEGWVQTVVTAALGDRIPGTSALAETLRRRRATGGPAEQTFATLVGLELRPRKMREAAVLWERLTEAVGTDARDSVWQHPDLLPSAADLDEPAGFIDRMIGGDTSGLDSAFEQAIADLEKEQGEGRDKGDDSGN; translated from the coding sequence ATGGCTGACCTGCCCTTCGGCTTCTCCGCCGGGAATGACCCCGACCGAGACAAAGACAAGAAGGACCCCGATTCGGGGTCCGGCTCCGGCAACTCCGGACCAGGTCCGGGATCGGATCCGTTCGGTTTCGGCATGGGCGGAGCCAACTTCGACATGGGCGACCTCGGGCAGATCTTCACCAAGCTCGGCGAGATGTTCAGCGGCGCAGGCAGCGCGATGGCCGGCGGCAAACAGTCCGGTCCGGTGAACTACGACCTGGCCCGCCAGCTGGCGTCGAACTCGATCGGCTTCGTCGCACCCGTACCGGAGAAGACGACCGGCGCGGTCGTCGACGCGGTGCGGCTGGCCGAGACGTGGCTCGACGGGGTCACCCCGCTGCCCGCGGGCACCACCCGATCAGTCGCGTGGACGCCCAGCGACTGGCTGGACAACACCCTCGACACCTGGAAACGCCTCTGCGACCCGGTGGCCGAGCAGATCTCGTCGGTGTGGGCCTCGGCACTGCCCGAAGAGGCCAAGAGCATGGCCGGCCCGCTGCTGGCGATGATGTCGCAGATGGGCGGCATGGCGTTCGGCTCACAGCTGGGCCAGGCACTGGGCAAGCTGTCCCGCGAGGTCCTGACCTCCACCGATATCGGCCTGCCGCTGGGCCCCAAGGGTGTCGCGGCGCTCATGCCCGAAGCCATCGAAACGCTGGCCGAAGGGCTGGAACGTCCGCGCAGCGAGATCCTGACCTTCCTGGCCGCCCGCGAGGCCGCCCACCACCGGCTGTTCAGCCACGTGCCGTGGCTGTCCAGCCAGCTGCTCGGCACGGTCGAGGCCTTCGCCAAGGGCATGAAGGTCGACATGACGGGCATCGAGGACTTCGCGCGTGGCTTCAACCCCGCCTCCCTCGGTGATCCGTCGGAGATGGAACAGCTGCTCAACCAGGGCATCTTCGAGCCCAAGGCCACCCCCGAGCAGGAAGCCGCCCTCGAGCGGCTGGAAACCCTGCTCGCGCTCATCGAGGGCTGGGTGCAGACCGTCGTGACCGCGGCGCTGGGCGATCGCATCCCCGGCACCTCGGCACTGGCCGAGACGCTGCGCCGGCGTCGCGCCACCGGCGGGCCGGCCGAACAGACCTTCGCCACGCTCGTGGGCCTGGAACTGCGCCCCCGCAAGATGCGCGAGGCCGCGGTGCTGTGGGAACGGCTGACCGAAGCGGTCGGCACCGACGCCCGCGACAGCGTGTGGCAGCACCCCGACCTTCTGCCCAGCGCGGCCGATCTCGACGAGCCCGCCGGGTTCATCGACCGGATGATCGGCGGCGACACCAGCGGCCTCGACAGCGCCTTCGAGCAGGCCATCGCCGACCTGGAGAAGGAACAGGGCGAGGGCCGCGACAAGGGCGACGACAGCGGCAACTGA
- a CDS encoding macrolide-binding ATPase MABP-1 yields MDDGLVSDIKRGSVARNAKLAGLAGGMAGRAALGFGKRLTGKSKDEVTAELMDKAAQQLFTVLGELKGGAMKVGQALSVMEAAIPEQYGKPYREALTKLQREAPPLPAAKVHRVLDAQLGTKWRDRFTSFDDTPVASASIGQVHKAVWSDGREVAVKIQYPGADEALRADLKSIQRLVGVFKQLAPGADIQGVVDELIERTEMELDYRLEADNQRAFAKAYANDPHFAIPHIVASAPKVVIAEWMEGIPMSEIIRDGTPEQRDLMGTRLTELTFGSPERLEMMHGDAHPGNFMLLPDGRMGVIDFGAVAPLPGGLPYALGEMIRLARDKNYDELLPVMEAAGFIQKGEQVSIEEVNDMLRQYVEPIEVDVFHYTRRWLQRMAAGQMDNSVAQIKMARQLDLPANLAIPARVIASITAICCQLDAHVPVKAIATQFVPGFVEEAA; encoded by the coding sequence GTGGATGATGGTCTGGTGTCTGACATCAAACGTGGAAGCGTGGCACGGAATGCGAAGCTCGCCGGCCTGGCCGGCGGCATGGCGGGTCGGGCCGCACTGGGCTTCGGCAAGCGTCTGACCGGCAAGTCCAAGGACGAAGTCACTGCCGAATTGATGGACAAAGCCGCGCAACAACTCTTCACCGTCCTCGGTGAACTCAAGGGCGGCGCGATGAAGGTGGGCCAGGCCCTGTCGGTGATGGAGGCAGCCATCCCCGAGCAGTACGGCAAGCCGTACCGCGAGGCCCTCACCAAACTGCAGCGCGAGGCCCCGCCGCTGCCGGCCGCCAAGGTGCACCGGGTGCTCGACGCCCAGCTCGGCACCAAGTGGCGCGACCGGTTCACCTCGTTCGACGACACCCCGGTCGCCTCGGCCAGCATCGGCCAGGTACACAAGGCGGTGTGGTCCGACGGCCGCGAGGTGGCCGTCAAGATTCAGTACCCCGGGGCTGACGAAGCCCTGCGGGCCGACCTCAAGTCCATCCAGCGACTGGTGGGCGTGTTCAAGCAGCTGGCCCCGGGTGCAGACATCCAGGGTGTGGTCGACGAGCTGATCGAACGCACCGAGATGGAGCTCGACTACCGGCTGGAGGCGGACAACCAGCGGGCCTTCGCCAAGGCCTACGCGAACGACCCGCATTTCGCCATTCCCCACATCGTGGCCAGCGCCCCCAAGGTGGTGATCGCCGAATGGATGGAAGGCATCCCGATGTCGGAGATCATCCGCGACGGGACGCCTGAACAGCGCGACCTGATGGGCACCCGGCTGACCGAGCTGACATTCGGCTCACCCGAACGGCTGGAGATGATGCACGGGGACGCGCACCCCGGAAACTTCATGCTGCTGCCCGACGGCCGAATGGGCGTCATCGACTTCGGCGCGGTGGCACCGCTGCCCGGCGGGCTGCCCTACGCGCTGGGCGAGATGATCCGGCTGGCCCGCGACAAGAACTATGACGAGTTGCTTCCGGTCATGGAGGCCGCGGGATTCATCCAGAAGGGTGAACAGGTCTCGATCGAGGAAGTCAACGACATGCTGCGCCAGTACGTCGAACCCATCGAGGTCGACGTCTTCCATTACACCCGACGGTGGTTGCAGCGCATGGCCGCCGGGCAGATGGACAACTCGGTCGCGCAGATCAAGATGGCCCGCCAACTCGACCTCCCGGCGAACCTGGCGATCCCGGCGCGCGTCATCGCGTCCATCACGGCGATCTGCTGTCAGCTCGATGCCCATGTGCCGGTGAAAGCGATTGCCACACAATTCGTTCCGGGCTTCGTCGAAGAAGCCGCCTAG
- a CDS encoding cyclodehydratase: MTRYVLAPGRPILLRPDEAVQLGWDPRRAVLVRPPAGMTQAQLAELLRALQTGATRDELVTATEAFDDGGAIDELIDALTETGMLTSMATRPSRRARAASIRVHGRGPLSELLANGLRCSGAKVRHSANPHTRNVAASTDLVVLADDQVTDPQLLQDLHQSGIAHLPVRVRDGAGLVGPLVIPGVTSCLHCADLHRTDRDAAWPAVATQLRGAVGSASRATILATAALAMHQVDLVIRAVGHAGGDQPAPEVPPTLNTTLELDATGYSIVARRWTRHPDCPC, from the coding sequence ATGACGCGCTACGTGCTGGCCCCGGGCAGACCGATCCTGCTGCGTCCCGACGAGGCGGTTCAGCTGGGCTGGGATCCGCGGCGCGCCGTGCTGGTCCGTCCCCCGGCCGGCATGACGCAGGCACAACTGGCCGAGCTGCTGCGCGCCCTGCAAACCGGCGCCACCCGCGACGAATTGGTCACGGCCACAGAAGCATTCGATGATGGCGGGGCCATCGATGAGCTGATCGACGCGCTGACCGAGACCGGAATGCTCACCTCGATGGCCACCAGGCCGTCACGACGCGCCCGCGCGGCCTCCATCCGCGTCCACGGCCGCGGACCCCTGTCAGAACTGCTGGCCAACGGCCTGCGGTGCTCGGGCGCGAAAGTCAGGCACAGCGCCAACCCGCACACCAGGAACGTGGCGGCCTCCACCGACCTGGTGGTGCTGGCCGACGATCAGGTCACCGACCCACAGCTACTGCAGGACCTGCACCAAAGCGGCATCGCCCACCTGCCGGTGCGGGTTCGCGACGGCGCCGGGCTGGTGGGGCCGCTCGTGATCCCGGGGGTGACCAGCTGCCTGCACTGCGCCGACCTGCACCGCACCGATCGCGACGCGGCATGGCCGGCCGTGGCCACGCAGCTGCGCGGCGCGGTCGGCAGCGCCAGCCGCGCGACCATCCTGGCCACCGCGGCGTTGGCGATGCACCAGGTGGACCTGGTGATCCGGGCGGTCGGGCACGCCGGTGGTGACCAGCCGGCGCCCGAGGTCCCGCCGACGCTGAACACCACCCTCGAACTCGACGCCACTGGGTACTCGATCGTCGCGCGACGCTGGACGCGCCACCCCGACTGTCCGTGTTGA